A portion of the Vespula vulgaris chromosome 14, iyVesVulg1.1, whole genome shotgun sequence genome contains these proteins:
- the LOC127069030 gene encoding aminoacylase-1-like isoform X1 yields MSLSSQSQLDATAVENFREYLRIPSVQPNVNYDACVEFLHKQAKSLDLPVKVYHVHPGKPIVVLTWLGTEPKKPAILLNSHMDVVPVFEDQWTYPPFSAHMDELGNIYARGSQDMKCVGIQYLEAVRRMKMTNQRFKRTIHISFVPDEEIGGKLGMKEFVHTNDFKALNIGFALDEGVASPTETFYMFYGERCIWHVEIHCTGNPGHGSLMLDNTAGEKIRVIIDRFLDFRASEKEKLKDTTKYQIGDVTSVNLTQLRGGVQTNVIPSELTAMFDIRLDPSVDHDEFEAMIQKWCKEAGEGVFYTFEQKNPKVENTKLDDTNPFWIAFKNICDNLGITLQIGIFPGGTDSRYVRSVGIPAICFSPMNKTKILLHDHDEYLNKDIFLRGIEIYMKIIPAVANV; encoded by the exons ATGTCCTTGTCGTCTCAGTCTCAGCTGGATGCAACAGCTGTAGAGAATTTTCGGGAGTATTTGCGAATACCGTCGGTCCAACCGAATGTAAATTACG atGCTTGCGTTGAATTCTTACACAAACAGGCAAAGTCTCTTGACTTACCAGTCAAAGTGTATCATGTACATCCAGGAAAACCCATTGTGGTTCTCACATGGTTGGGTACGGAACCGAAAAAACCAGCCATTCTTTTAAATAGCCATATGGATGTAGTGCCTGTCTTTGAG GATCAGTGGACGTATCCACCTTTCAGTGCTCACATGGATGAACTTGGAAACATTTATGCGCGTGGCAGCCAAGACATGAAATGCGTTGGAATACAATATCTGGAAGCTGTAAGACGTATGAAAATGACTAATCAACGTTTCAAGAGAACAATTCATATTTCCTTTGTACCCGATGAAGAAATAGGCGGTAAACTTGGTATGAAGGAGTTTGTGCACACAAACGACTTCAAAGCTCTAAATATTGGCTTTGCACTCGACGAAGGAGTTGCTTCTCCTACTGAAACATTCTATATGTTTTACGGTGAGAGATGTATCTGGCATGTAGAAATACATTGTACAGGAAATCCAGGACATGGATCTTTAATGCTAGATAATACTGCTGGAGAAAAAATCAGAGTTATAATTGATCGATTTCTGGACTTTAGAGCgtcagaaaaggaaaaattgaaagatactACCAAATACCAAATTGGTGATGTAACATCAGTGAATCTTACTCAATTGAGG ggTGGAGTACAAACGAATGTTATACCAAGCGAATTGACAGCCATGTTTGACATAAGACTGGATCCGTCCGTCGATCATGACGAATTTGAAGCTATGATTCAGAAATGGTGCAAAGAAGCTGGAGAAGGtgtattttatacattcgAACAAAAAAACCCAAAAGTTGAGAATACCAAATTGGACGACACTAATCCATTTTGGAttgcatttaaaaatatctgtgATAACTTGGGTATAACTCTACAAATAGGTATTTTCCCAGGTGGAACTGACAGTCGTTATGTAAGATCT GTCGGTATACCAGCAATTTGTTTTTCACCaatgaataaaacgaaaatactTCTTCACGATCATGATGAATATTTGAACAAAGACATATTTTTACGAGgaatagagatatatatgaaGATAATACCAGCAGTTGCAAATGTTTAA
- the LOC127069030 gene encoding aminoacylase-1-like isoform X2: MPHPTQNYISIFIIFDQRIPNACVEFLHKQAKSLDLPVKVYHVHPGKPIVVLTWLGTEPKKPAILLNSHMDVVPVFEDQWTYPPFSAHMDELGNIYARGSQDMKCVGIQYLEAVRRMKMTNQRFKRTIHISFVPDEEIGGKLGMKEFVHTNDFKALNIGFALDEGVASPTETFYMFYGERCIWHVEIHCTGNPGHGSLMLDNTAGEKIRVIIDRFLDFRASEKEKLKDTTKYQIGDVTSVNLTQLRGGVQTNVIPSELTAMFDIRLDPSVDHDEFEAMIQKWCKEAGEGVFYTFEQKNPKVENTKLDDTNPFWIAFKNICDNLGITLQIGIFPGGTDSRYVRSVGIPAICFSPMNKTKILLHDHDEYLNKDIFLRGIEIYMKIIPAVANV; the protein is encoded by the exons ATGCCCCACCCAACAcagaattatatttctatttttataattttcgacCAGAGGATCCCCA atGCTTGCGTTGAATTCTTACACAAACAGGCAAAGTCTCTTGACTTACCAGTCAAAGTGTATCATGTACATCCAGGAAAACCCATTGTGGTTCTCACATGGTTGGGTACGGAACCGAAAAAACCAGCCATTCTTTTAAATAGCCATATGGATGTAGTGCCTGTCTTTGAG GATCAGTGGACGTATCCACCTTTCAGTGCTCACATGGATGAACTTGGAAACATTTATGCGCGTGGCAGCCAAGACATGAAATGCGTTGGAATACAATATCTGGAAGCTGTAAGACGTATGAAAATGACTAATCAACGTTTCAAGAGAACAATTCATATTTCCTTTGTACCCGATGAAGAAATAGGCGGTAAACTTGGTATGAAGGAGTTTGTGCACACAAACGACTTCAAAGCTCTAAATATTGGCTTTGCACTCGACGAAGGAGTTGCTTCTCCTACTGAAACATTCTATATGTTTTACGGTGAGAGATGTATCTGGCATGTAGAAATACATTGTACAGGAAATCCAGGACATGGATCTTTAATGCTAGATAATACTGCTGGAGAAAAAATCAGAGTTATAATTGATCGATTTCTGGACTTTAGAGCgtcagaaaaggaaaaattgaaagatactACCAAATACCAAATTGGTGATGTAACATCAGTGAATCTTACTCAATTGAGG ggTGGAGTACAAACGAATGTTATACCAAGCGAATTGACAGCCATGTTTGACATAAGACTGGATCCGTCCGTCGATCATGACGAATTTGAAGCTATGATTCAGAAATGGTGCAAAGAAGCTGGAGAAGGtgtattttatacattcgAACAAAAAAACCCAAAAGTTGAGAATACCAAATTGGACGACACTAATCCATTTTGGAttgcatttaaaaatatctgtgATAACTTGGGTATAACTCTACAAATAGGTATTTTCCCAGGTGGAACTGACAGTCGTTATGTAAGATCT GTCGGTATACCAGCAATTTGTTTTTCACCaatgaataaaacgaaaatactTCTTCACGATCATGATGAATATTTGAACAAAGACATATTTTTACGAGgaatagagatatatatgaaGATAATACCAGCAGTTGCAAATGTTTAA